The following are encoded together in the Pseudomonas sediminis genome:
- the rplU gene encoding 50S ribosomal protein L21, whose protein sequence is MYAVIVTGGKQYKVTEGEFLKIEKLEVATGEAVTFDRVLLIGNGDDVQIGAPVVDGAKVVAEVVSQGRHDKVRIIKFRRRKHHMKRQGHRQWFTEIKITGIQA, encoded by the coding sequence ATGTACGCAGTAATTGTTACTGGTGGCAAGCAATACAAAGTCACCGAAGGCGAATTCCTCAAGATCGAGAAACTCGAAGTCGCCACCGGCGAAGCCGTGACTTTCGATCGCGTTCTGCTGATCGGCAATGGCGACGACGTTCAGATCGGCGCTCCGGTCGTAGACGGCGCTAAAGTGGTTGCCGAAGTCGTGTCGCAAGGCCGTCACGATAAAGTGCGCATCATCAAGTTCCGCCGTCGTAAGCACCACATGAAGCGTCAGGGCCACCGTCAGTGGTTCACTGAGATCAAAATCACCGGTATCCAGGCCTGA
- the cgtA gene encoding Obg family GTPase CgtA, which produces MKFVDEVSIFVKAGDGGNGMMAFRREKFIEKGGPNGGDGGDGGSVFLEADANLNTLIDYRYTRKFNAQNGEKGGSTDCTGAKGEDLILPVPVGTTVIDVATQEVIGDLVKAGQRLMVAQGGWHGLGNTRFKSSTNRAPRQTTPGKPGESRDLKLELKVLADVGLLGLPNAGKSTFIRAVSAAKPKVADYPFTTLVPNLGVVSVDRFKSFVVADIPGLIEGASDGAGLGIRFLKHLARTRLLLHLVDMAPLDESDPAEAAQVIIDELGRFSPALAERDRWLVLNKMDQVPEDEREARKADIVARLNWQGPVYVVSAISRDGTERISRDIMHYLEVRAERIAEDPVFAEELAELDQRIEDEARARLQALDDQRALRKSGVRSVDDIDEDDDFLDEEDDDGPEIIYVRD; this is translated from the coding sequence ATGAAATTTGTCGACGAAGTTTCGATTTTTGTAAAAGCCGGTGACGGCGGTAACGGCATGATGGCCTTCCGTCGCGAGAAATTCATCGAGAAGGGCGGCCCCAACGGCGGCGATGGTGGCGACGGCGGCTCAGTATTCCTCGAGGCCGATGCCAACCTCAACACCCTGATCGATTACCGCTATACGCGCAAATTCAATGCGCAGAATGGCGAGAAGGGCGGCAGCACCGATTGCACCGGGGCCAAGGGCGAGGATCTGATCCTGCCGGTGCCGGTCGGCACCACGGTGATCGACGTGGCCACCCAGGAAGTGATTGGTGACCTAGTCAAAGCCGGTCAACGCCTGATGGTTGCCCAAGGCGGCTGGCACGGCCTGGGCAACACCCGCTTCAAGTCCAGCACCAACCGTGCGCCGCGCCAGACCACGCCAGGCAAGCCGGGCGAGTCGCGTGATCTCAAGCTGGAGCTGAAAGTGCTGGCCGATGTCGGTCTGCTCGGTCTGCCCAATGCCGGCAAGAGCACCTTCATTCGCGCGGTGTCCGCCGCCAAGCCGAAGGTCGCCGACTACCCCTTCACCACCCTGGTGCCGAACCTGGGTGTGGTCAGCGTCGATCGCTTCAAGAGCTTCGTCGTCGCCGACATTCCGGGGCTGATCGAAGGCGCTTCGGACGGCGCCGGTCTGGGTATTCGCTTCCTCAAGCACCTGGCGCGTACCCGCCTGTTGCTGCACCTGGTGGACATGGCGCCGCTGGACGAGAGCGATCCGGCCGAGGCTGCGCAGGTGATTATCGACGAGCTGGGGCGCTTCAGTCCGGCGCTGGCCGAGCGTGATCGCTGGCTGGTGCTGAACAAGATGGACCAGGTGCCCGAAGACGAGCGCGAGGCGCGCAAGGCCGATATCGTTGCCCGCCTGAACTGGCAGGGGCCGGTTTATGTGGTCTCGGCCATCAGCCGCGACGGCACCGAGCGCATCAGTCGCGACATCATGCATTACCTGGAAGTGCGTGCCGAGCGCATCGCCGAAGACCCGGTATTCGCCGAAGAGCTGGCCGAGCTGGATCAGCGCATCGAAGACGAGGCGCGTGCCCGTCTGCAGGCGCTGGACGATCAGCGCGCGCTGCGTAAATCCGGTGTGCGCAGTGTCGACGATATCGACGAGGACGATGACTTCCTCGACGAAGAAGACGACGATGGCCCGGAAATCATTTACGTCCGGGATTAA
- a CDS encoding polyprenyl synthetase family protein has translation MQPQAFYRVVADDFTAVDGIIRQQVVSRVPLVEKIGDYIISAGGKRLRPLLVLLSGRALGYQADDLRLLAATIEFLHTATLLHDDVVDMSDMRRGRSTANAQWGNAPSVLVGDFLYSRSFEMMVELGSMPVMKILSHATRVIAEGEVLQLSKVRDASTTEETYMEVIRGKTAMLFEASTHAAAALAEANEAQREALRTFGDHLGIAFQLVDDLLDYKGDAAELGKNVGDDLAEGKPTLPLIYTMREGTEEQAALVRRAIQKGGIEDLESIRAAVDAAGALEYTAQLARDYAERAIACLEVLPAGEYRDALIELSRFAVARTH, from the coding sequence ATGCAACCCCAGGCTTTCTACCGCGTGGTAGCGGACGATTTCACCGCCGTCGATGGCATCATTCGCCAACAGGTGGTTTCCCGCGTGCCGCTGGTGGAAAAGATCGGCGACTATATCATCTCCGCTGGTGGCAAGCGCCTGCGCCCATTGCTGGTACTTCTCAGCGGTCGCGCCCTGGGTTACCAGGCAGACGATCTGCGCCTGCTGGCCGCCACCATCGAATTCCTGCACACCGCCACCCTGCTGCATGACGACGTGGTCGACATGTCCGACATGCGCCGTGGCCGCAGCACCGCCAATGCGCAGTGGGGTAACGCACCAAGCGTACTGGTGGGCGACTTCCTTTATTCACGCTCGTTCGAAATGATGGTCGAGCTCGGCTCCATGCCGGTGATGAAGATTCTCTCCCACGCCACCCGAGTGATCGCCGAAGGTGAAGTGCTGCAGCTGTCCAAGGTGCGCGACGCCAGCACCACCGAAGAGACCTATATGGAAGTCATCCGCGGCAAGACCGCGATGCTGTTCGAGGCTTCGACTCACGCCGCTGCCGCCCTGGCCGAAGCCAACGAGGCCCAGCGCGAAGCCCTGCGTACCTTCGGCGACCATCTGGGTATCGCCTTCCAGTTGGTCGACGACCTGCTCGACTACAAGGGCGATGCAGCCGAACTGGGCAAGAACGTCGGTGACGATCTCGCCGAGGGTAAGCCGACCCTGCCACTGATCTACACCATGCGCGAAGGTACCGAAGAACAGGCTGCTCTGGTACGCCGCGCGATTCAGAAAGGCGGCATCGAAGACCTGGAAAGCATCCGCGCCGCCGTGGATGCAGCCGGCGCCCTGGAGTACACCGCACAACTCGCTCGCGACTACGCCGAACGCGCCATTGCCTGCCTGGAAGTGCTGCCGGCCGGCGAATATCGCGATGCACTGATCGAGTTGAGCCGTTTCGCCGTCGCTCGTACGCATTAA
- the rpmA gene encoding 50S ribosomal protein L27, producing MAHKKAGGSTRNGRDSESKRLGVKMYGGQVIKAGNIIVRQRGTEFHAGFGVGMGKDHTLFAKVEGVVKFEVKGAFGRRYVSVVQA from the coding sequence ATGGCACACAAAAAAGCTGGCGGTTCTACCCGTAACGGCCGCGATTCCGAAAGTAAACGCCTTGGCGTGAAAATGTACGGTGGTCAGGTCATCAAGGCCGGCAACATCATCGTTCGTCAGCGCGGCACCGAGTTCCATGCCGGTTTCGGCGTGGGCATGGGCAAAGACCACACCCTCTTCGCTAAAGTCGAAGGCGTGGTCAAGTTCGAAGTGAAGGGCGCTTTCGGCCGTCGCTACGTGAGCGTCGTTCAGGCCTAA
- a CDS encoding SDR family oxidoreductase has protein sequence MQLKDKVIIITGGCQGLGRAMGEYLAAKGAKLALVDLNAEKLDEAVAACKAAGGDARAYLCNVADEEQVTHMVAQVADDFGAINGLVNNAGILRDGLTIRVKDGEMTKMSLAQWQAVIDVNLTGVFLCTREVAAKMIELKNEGAIVNISSISRAGNMGQANYSAAKAGVAADTVVWAKELARYGIRVAGVAPGFIETEMTGSMKPEALEKMTSGIPLKRMGKPAEIAHSVAYILENDYYTGRILELDGGLRL, from the coding sequence AGACAAAGTCATCATCATCACTGGCGGTTGCCAGGGACTGGGCCGCGCCATGGGTGAGTACCTGGCGGCCAAGGGCGCCAAGCTGGCGCTGGTCGATCTGAACGCGGAAAAACTCGACGAAGCCGTGGCCGCTTGCAAGGCTGCCGGCGGTGACGCCCGTGCCTATCTGTGCAACGTCGCCGATGAAGAGCAGGTGACCCATATGGTCGCCCAGGTTGCCGATGACTTCGGCGCAATTAATGGCCTGGTCAACAATGCTGGCATCCTGCGTGATGGCCTGACCATCCGTGTGAAGGATGGTGAAATGACCAAGATGAGTCTGGCGCAGTGGCAGGCGGTGATCGATGTCAACCTGACCGGCGTGTTCCTCTGCACTCGCGAAGTAGCGGCGAAGATGATCGAGCTGAAGAACGAGGGTGCGATCGTCAACATCTCCTCCATTTCCCGCGCGGGCAACATGGGCCAGGCCAACTACTCCGCTGCCAAGGCGGGTGTCGCTGCCGACACCGTGGTCTGGGCCAAGGAGCTGGCGCGTTATGGCATTCGCGTCGCAGGCGTAGCGCCGGGCTTCATCGAGACCGAGATGACCGGCAGCATGAAGCCGGAAGCCCTGGAGAAGATGACCTCGGGTATTCCGCTCAAGCGCATGGGCAAGCCGGCCGAGATCGCCCACTCGGTGGCCTACATTCTGGAAAACGACTACTACACCGGTCGTATTCTGGAGCTGGACGGCGGCCTGCGTCTGTAA